Below is a genomic region from Drosophila albomicans strain 15112-1751.03 chromosome 2R, ASM965048v2, whole genome shotgun sequence.
aatcataatgcGTACAAACGCAATAGTTAGTTGTTTAGTATTGTTATTCCATAATGTGTGCTGTACTGAGAATACGTGGGTGGAACCCCACGACTGGACAAAACTATCACCAGAGTCGTTCAATCATCCCACCAACACTGAGGATGCGTGTCTTTGCCAGTCGCCAACAGAGCCAAAATCTATTGCCTCCGTCGAGGATCAACTagcattaatatattttaaaaagttcgTTAACTCACTATTCAGCCGCAATAAACTACAAGTAAGTTGACATGCGTTCATTTGCCTAATTGGGCAAGATGACGtcatgtaattaaaataatgtttgtCCAACTATTTTACAACTTTAGCATAGCAAATCGGCGCAGCTTTTTAAGCGATCGCTGCTATTTACATTGCTGCCGTCACAAATTGAAGAACTTGAAGCAGCGCAAGATGTACgagatattgatattgttcTCAGTCAAATTATGGATAAAGCCAAGGATTTACCTTTGTATACAGCCGAAGGCGATTATGGGTTCTCACATCAAGGAATGGGAGTAAAAGCTCTGATTACAGACATGTACAAGGATTTTGTACAGTTGCTGAGAATATCTGAGGTTAGTATTGCCTTTTATAGAACACCATGTGtggaaatataaacaaaaaactcgTTTTGCCAGGTAAAATTTTTATTGGCAGTATTGCTCTCTATTGCTGCCGGTTGGCTTGTGAGAAAACGTTATCGGATTCCGGTATTCGTTATTGTAATTGGCGGCGTATTTCTATATGGCTATTTTCACACTTATTTGGAGTGCAATAGAGTATGtattaaattaactaatttaaaagACACTTGCGgaaattaacaaaatgctGCTGTACTTTAGAAAATGGAAGTCGATGCCATGTTGGAAGTGATTGATAGTCATCAAGAAATTGATCAGAGTTCCTGGTTTTCGCGACTATTCGGTTTTATTTCAAGGGAAACCCCCGaacaaattcaaaagaaaCGTTTAATGCAAGTATCTCTAACAAAGGAAAATAATCTTGagattaattttatataacaatCTTATCAATACAATTATCTTTTTACAAATTGTagtaaatcaacaaaattgattATGCCGTTTTGTCGACCCGATCACGTTTTTGTCATATACACAAGTGATATattcataaaacaaattgaaatgctgcTGGAGAAGACAACGGATACCATGACCAAATTAACCAGTAAGTTTTAATATaggaaataatgaaataataatagaaaataactttttttttctatagaTGGTTTAGGGTTCCCGTACAACTTAATTGCACCAATTGCACTAGTCTGCATGATAAGCTACATGTTGAAGCTTACGTTCAAATACATCATAAGTCCCAAGGTATGGATACAATTCATGCATCGGAACCCGCCTCCACCCGTCCAAGCCACGCAACAAGCATCCCTCGCAGGTGGCTCAGCAAGCGACTCTTTGTCGGGTGAGAACCTGAAAATGTTGCTAAACGTGATGAACCGTGCGCAACTAACAACGTCGGAATCGCAAGCACAATTAGCCGTTTCTGGGGTTCAAGAGGTGCTGGAGCAACTGGAGGCACCACCACAAAGCACTTCACCAAGCAAGAAAGTCAAACCTTCTTCAAAGGATACATCGAGTGAGCAGCTTAATGCCAGCAGTAGCTTTGCAGACATCGCTCAAGAAGCTGGATTTACAGTcgtcgacgacaacgacgataatgataatgatattCATATTAGCAAGCCTTAGCAGTGTGGCCACTTTAAGCCTGTATTTAATGTAATGTTTGTGATGATATACTTCAAAGAATTTTTACCAGTTTTTTACCCAAGTAAACGAGTCAGTTACcacttaataattttttgtcatagttaaattattctttatttaaattattttttgcgtgtatttatttcatttttgcacgATAATTATTATAAGTTAAATCTCCAACAATAAGATTTCATTAAGTGTCATTAATAGGCCTCCCAAAAACTGTCTATTACATGTttcctatatatgtataatatatattattttttattctgcTGGCCActtcaaaattgtatatatatataccaataatggcgtttttttgttgctgaattatttttgttcataTATTTACAACATATTATTAGCATTGAgtgtttttctctttgtttgtATGAGTtgcatatttgaaatgtaagcaataatcaaatattcatCGTGAATAATAAACTAGTTTAATATACAACTAATATGTTGTGTGTATAAtaagttaatatatatatatgtatattcataaaaaaattaaaaataattcggtgtaaatatattcattcgttgtattttaaattatactttcgaattacatacaaatacaaacatacatatgtataataatgtCTGCTGCagtattacattattatacaTTACATTTCTTAACATTATTATGCAACTAATTATTCATTTGATGTCATCTATATAATATGTCTATTGTACTGTATTGTACTCCCAATACGCGGCacgtacattttttttttgtttaagccATAACCAGTTTTGCTGTCAAGAGCCTAACAAACCTAACTAAAAGCTATCGGGGAAACTAAGGGGCAAACCTAAAGCACTCAGGATCATGCTAACAAGTACATAATAAGATTTTGGTTTTAACTAAGGCTGGCATTAGGTTTcacataatacatacatactatataataattaataatatactatgtaCGCgtattattgtattgtattattacGTTCATTCACtttacgtttttgttttttttgttttttcttgacTATGGCAAACCGAGAGAATTTATCTAAATTGATTTCTGAAATCTTATACGCAAATTGGTCCGCTATCAAAATCTTGGTTAATAATTTTTCTACACAAATTCAACAATATAATAGGTATGTACTaggtatataatattaatatagtaatatgTATGGATGTATGATCTTTATCATTCATGTTCTTCATTATTATTCAGTGTATGTTTTGTATGTTTACTGTGTGCATAAGAAATGAGCAAAgtcataatatataataagaattaactataataataattacaatagtTTAACATCAGTTCATTGAAACTGTTTACTGTGTACGTGGCTTTGGATAGGGATATACATCATACATAATGttgttcttcttttctttatattatacataataaCTAATGCcattttaatatcaattaacAGCAAAACAACGCGAACAATTTGAATTCCTCAAATCGACTTTAACTCCTACACCTATGCACAAGCCAACCAACGATTTCGATTGTTAAATACCATAATATTGTTTGTTGTGAACCGTTTTTACTTCAAGTTAATcatagatatacatatttcattaaaaatttgcgTTTTTAAAAAACAGGCAACTTATATGTTCCATTCTTCGTACACACATTCTTCGATAACTTCGATGTTTAGTTTTcctcattttttggtttgttttttttttcgatttttcattttgtgtttattaaaactaaatctACAATTTCTTAATGAGCGGCAAAAAATTGTGCTTATTGCCTAGTGTAAGGATCCCAAATGCAAACATTGGATCCTCACGCGAAGCTTGAACCTTTGACTAAAGCTAATTTATTATAACTGCATTATACTTTAAGTGTTAATAAATTTCagcaaataattgtaaatgaatacatattcaaatatacatacaataaaatgcattatGCACTAAACTTTGAAAGTGGAAAGTAAACAATTCTGAAGAAATGAATTAGgcgtcttttgtttttgtgtatttcttGTTGTTCGATCATCtcatatatatagatagattgATGGCTATGAT
It encodes:
- the LOC117574530 gene encoding uncharacterized protein LOC117574530, which encodes MRTNAIVSCLVLLFHNVCCTENTWVEPHDWTKLSPESFNHPTNTEDACLCQSPTEPKSIASVEDQLALIYFKKFVNSLFSRNKLQHSKSAQLFKRSLLFTLLPSQIEELEAAQDVRDIDIVLSQIMDKAKDLPLYTAEGDYGFSHQGMGVKALITDMYKDFVQLLRISEVKFLLAVLLSIAAGWLVRKRYRIPVFVIVIGGVFLYGYFHTYLECNRKMEVDAMLEVIDSHQEIDQSSWFSRLFGFISRETPEQIQKKRLIKSTKLIMPFCRPDHVFVIYTSDIFIKQIEMLLEKTTDTMTKLTNGLGFPYNLIAPIALVCMISYMLKLTFKYIISPKVWIQFMHRNPPPPVQATQQASLAGGSASDSLSGENLKMLLNVMNRAQLTTSESQAQLAVSGVQEVLEQLEAPPQSTSPSKKVKPSSKDTSSEQLNASSSFADIAQEAGFTVVDDNDDNDNDIHISKP